In Carassius carassius chromosome 7, fCarCar2.1, whole genome shotgun sequence, one genomic interval encodes:
- the LOC132143276 gene encoding putative nuclease HARBI1, with translation MLVGGTDGSGKAFILHYPADTSSVGDSEHVGKATVCRAVRTVCLALKQLLPTFVQFPGHKPLLVIKDEFHRVAGFPNVIGCIDGTHIPIKAPSINEGDYVNRKSIHSINVQVICEATQIITNVEAKWPGSVHDARIFCESSLCQTFQQGQYNGYLLGDRGYPCLPYLMTPYPEPDPGPQTRFNLAHSRTRAKVEMTIGILKSRFQCLRGLRVSPERACDIIVACVVLHNIATIRGESHPPCIEEDGPEEHRQILEANRDGRLLRDRICQNYFYLFFLHWSARQFIS, from the exons ATGCTAGTTGGTGGAACCGACGGAAGTGGGAAGGCCTTCATCTTGCATTATCCAGCAGATACATCAAG TGTGGGCGATTcagagcatgtgggaaaggcTACTGTGTGTAGAGCCGTTCGTACAGTGTGTCTGGCACTTAAACAGTTGTTACCCACGTTtgtacagttccctggccataaaccTCTGCTTGTTATTAAAGACGAATTCCACAGAGTGGCAG ggtttccaaatgtaattgggtgcattgatggcactcacattcctattaaagctccatcaataaatgagggagactatgttaataggaaatctattcatagtatcaatgtgcag GTAATATGTGAGGCAACCCAAATCATCACCAATGTCGAGgcaaaatggccaggatctgtgcatgatgccagaattttcTGCGAGTCATCATTATGCCAGACATTTCAGCAGG GACAGTACAATGGTTACTTGCTGGgggacagaggatacccttgtctgccctatttaatgacaccctaccctgaacctgaccctggaccacagacacggtttaacctggctcacagccgaacacgggccaaggtggagatgactatagggatcctcaaatctcggTTTCAGTGTCTGCGTGGGCTCCGGGTTAGTCCAGAGAGGGCATGCGACATTATTGTGGCTTGTGTTGTGCTTCACAATATTGCCACTATAAGAGGAGAGAGCCACCCTCCTTGTATTGAGGAAGATGGCCCAGAGGAACACCGACAGATTTTAGAGGCCAACAGAGACGGAAGACTTTTGAGAGACAggatttgtcaaaattacttttatttgttttttttgcactggTCTGCCAGGcagtttatttcttaa